The window gtgttctattagataggtaactctctgtgttctattagacaggtaactctgtgttctattagataggtaactctctgtgttctattagacaggtaactctctgtgttctattagataggtaacCAGAAAGATCCAGACTGTTGATTGGGAAACCGGAAATATCCAGACTGTTGTTTGGGAAACCAGAAAGATCCAGACTCATCCACCGTGACAGAAGAGGAAGATCCAGACTGAGGACGATCCAGACTCATCTACCATGACAGAAGAGGAGGATTGAGACTCATCCACCTtgacagaagaggaggatccagactcatccaccttgacagaagaggaggatccagactcatccaccttgacagaagaggaggatccagactcatccaccttgacagaagaggaggatccagactcatccaccttgacagaagaggaggatccagactcatccaccttgacagaagaggaggatccagactcatccaccttgacagaagaggaggatccagactcatccaccttgacagaagaggaggatccagactcatccaccttgacagaagaggaggatccagactcatccagcatgacagaagaggaggatccaGACTCATCCACCTTGACAGAAGAGGGGAATCCAGACTCATCCACCTtgacagaagaggaggatccaGACTTATCCagcatgagagaggaggaggacccaGACTCATCCACCATGACAGAGGAGGATCCAGACTCATCCACCTTGACAGAAGAGAAGGATCCAGACTCATCCACCTTGACAGAAGAAGAGGATCCAGACTCATCCACCTTGACAGAAGAGAAGGATCCAGACTCATCCACCTTGACAGAAGAGAAGGATCCAGACTCATCCACCatgacagaagaggaggatccagacaggtcagttgtcacgccctgatctgtgttacctgtctttgtgattgtctccacccacttccaggtgtcacgccctgatctgtttcacctgtctttgtgattgtctccacccacttccaggtgtcacgccctgatctgtgtcacctgtctttgtgattgtctccacagTCTtccaggtgtcacgccctgatctgtttcacctgtctttgtgattgtctccacccacttcCAGGTGTCACcggtctttgtgattgtctccacccccttccaggtgtcacgccctgatctgtgtcacctgtctttgtgattgtctccacccacttccaggtgtcacgccctgatctgtgttacctgtctttgtgattgtctccacccacttcCAGGTGTCACcggtctttgtgattgtctccatccACTtccaggtgtcacgccctgatctgtgtcacctgtctttgtgattgtctccacagTCTtccaggtgtcacgccctgatctgtttcacctgtctttgtgattgtctccacccacttccaggtgtcacgccctgatctgtttcacctgtctttgtgattgtctccacccacttccaggtgtcacgccctgatctgtttcacctgtctttgtgattgtctccatccACTtccaggtgtcacgccctgatctgtctcacctgtctttgtgattgtctccacccacttcCAGGTGTCACCAGTTTTCCTCACTAGTCCCTCTGTATTCATTCCCAGTTTGTCTGTTGCCACTTCGTCTTGTCAAGTGAACCGGCTTGTTTTTCCGTGCTGCTGCTGTTTTTTATctctcttttgctagtcctcccggttttgacccttgcctgcctcGACTCTGAACCCTTCCTGCCCTGACCTTCAGCCTGCCTgccacttattttccaccatcatttgcaaataaattcattaaaaatcgtacaatgtgattttctggatttttctctctcattttgtctgtcatagttgaagtgtacctgtgataaaaattacaggcctctctcatctttataagtgggagaacttgcacacatggtggctgactaaatacttttttgccccactgtacgccTTTCATACTTGAAATATAATCAAGTGTTTGTTGGAACAAATTGGAGCTGGTGATAAATACTACAAGTTACTTATTATCACTTTATTTGACAAGTTTTAATAACTAGCGCCATGTTTACGGTTGTTACCGGCTTAAACTAGCAGCATTaaggtatcactagccactttaaacaataccaCGTCATATGTTTTCACAAccaacattactcatctcatatgtaaatactgtactctataccatctactgcatcttgccatctttatgtaatgtatcactagccactttaaacaatgccactatataatgtttacataccctacattactcatctcatatgtatatactgtactctataccatctactgcatcttgatgtaatgtattactagccactttaaactatgacactatataatgtttacataccctacattactcatctcatatgtatatactgtactcgatgccgttctgtaccatcactcattcatatatctttatgtacatattctttatccccctacacttgtgtctataaggtagtagttttggaattgttagttagattacttgttggttattactgcattgtcggaactagaagcacaagcatttcgcgacactcgcattaacatctgctaaccatgtgtatgtgaccaataccatttgACTTGAAACTAGCGGAGAAGGGCTCTCAGGACAACTGACTGAACCGACTCTATTCGTCATCCATTTGGGCACCAGGCCGTATAACCAGCCTCTTACGGGTCTCCAGTTTCCACTCGATACCGAAGCCACAGAGTCAACATGGGCTTCATCGTGCAGGAATTTGTTGCCTTcatttaaggttagcagtgtggtgaaGGTTATCTTTAAAAATGCATTTGAAGAAGAGCAATTGTAGAAATTGGTGTATGACTTTGGCAACTCGTGAGGACCCGATCACGTTCGCGCAAAGCATCCTGGGTAAATCATTTGTAGCTGGTGGGGTTCTGTTCAAACACCTCGAAGTGGTGGATTTTCAGTCTTGCGGAATAGTGTTACATTTTGACCTTTTTTATTTTATGGGAATAAATTCAAAATCTGACTACTGTCCTTCTGATTGAATCTTACTTGTTGTGGCAAAGTCCCACGAGAATGGATGGATCTTTATTGGAAAATGAATAGAATAGTCCGCAAACCACTTAAAACAATTGAATTAAGAAATAAACGTAAGGAATGAATTaatttaaacaaataaaataaacctTTATTGAAGTACATGATCATCTCAGAAGACTATGCAACAGGGTTAATCTATGAAAAAGACATTTCCTATGCACTAATATATACACATGATATCGACTTGATACACCCAGGGTTCTCCTAGttgtctttttattttttaaatctgtaaTTATACAATATTTGTTGGATTCCATGATTTTAAAGCGATAGCGAACAAGTTCCTCGTGATGATATCAAAAAGCATAACAAGGAGAAAACACTGGATAAATTGCACTTTCAGTCAATTGTACAATAAACGTGATCAATAACCATGACCGTCCTGAGGTAAAACCAACCACTCTTACAGTAAGTATATGGTAAAGATGGGATACACCCCTGTGAGGAACGAGATACACCCCTGTGAGGAACGAGATACACCCCTGTGAGGAACGAGATACACCCCTGTGAGGAACGAGATACACCCCAAGAATAGACCCCTGTGAGGGCTGAAGTACACCCCTGTGAGGAATGAGATATGCCCCTGGAGTACAATCCTGGGGTACCTGGAGTACAACCCTGGGGTACCTGGAGTACAACCCTGGGGTACCTGGAGTACAACCCTGGGGTACCTGGAGTACAACCCTGGGGTACCTGGAGTACAACCCTGGGGTACCTGGAGTACAACCCTGGGGTACCTGGAGTACAACCCTGGGGTACCTGGAGTACAACCCCTGTAGGGCCTGGTGTCAATCTACAGGGTTGACAGTGTCCTCCTCcgtcctcatctcctcctcctccttgacCTCAACTGGACTGTTCAGAGCTGAGGAATAGAACACAGCAAACAGGAAGAGAAAAACAAGTTAGTATATCTTAGTTTTAATAGAAGCCTGTGATCTGTAGTGTACCAGTCACCATGGTTACCTACTCCTGAGACTCTCAGTCTGATCTGTAGTGTACCAGTCACCATGGTTACCTACTCCTGAGACTCTCAGTCTGATCTGTAGTGTACCAGTCACCATGGTTACCTACTCCTGAGACTCTCAGTCTGATCTGTAGTGTACCAGTCACCATGGTTACCTACTCCCGAGACTCTCAGTCTGATCTGTAGTGTACCAGTCACCATGGTTACCTACTCCTGAGACTCTCAGTCTGATCTGTAGTGTACCAGTCACCATGGTTACCTACTCCCGAGACTCTCAGTCTGATCTGTAGTGTACCAGTCACCATGGTTACCTACTCCTGAGACTCTCAGTCTGATCTGTAGTGTACCAGTCACCATGGTTACCTACTCCTGAGACTCTCAGTCTGATCTGTAGTGTACCAGTCACCATGGTTACCTACTGCCGAGACTCTCAGTCTGGTCTGTAGTGTACCAGTCACCATGGTTACCTACTCCTGAGACTCTCAGTCTGATCTGTAGTGTACCAGTCACCATGGTTACCTACTGCCGAGACTCTCAGTCTGATCTGTAGTGTACCAGTCACCATGGTTACCTACTCCTGAGACTCTCAGTCTGATCTGTAGTGTACCAGTCACCATGGTTACCTACTCCCGAGACTCTCAGTCTGATCTGTAGTGTACCAGTCACCATGGTTACCTACTCCCGAGACTCTCAGTCTGATCTGTAGTGTACCAGTCACCATGGTTACCTACTCCTGAGACTCTCAGTCTGATCTGTATTGTACCAGTCACCATGGTTACCTACTCCTGAGACTCTCAGTCTGATCTGTATTGTACCAGTCACCATGGTTACCTACTCCTGAGACTCTCAGTCTGATCTGTAGTGTACCAGTCACCATGGTTACCTACTCCTGAGACTCTCAGTCTGATCTGTAGTGTACCAGTCACCATGGTTACCTACTCCTGAGACTCTCAGTCTGATCTGTAGTGTACCAGTCACCATGGTTACCTACTCCTGAGACTCTCAGTCTGATCTGTATTGTACCAGTCACCATGGTTACCTACTCCTGAGACTCTCAGTCTGATCTGTAGTGTACCAGTCACCATGGTTACCTACTCCTGAGACTCTCAGTCTGATCTGTAGTGTACCAGTCACCATGGTTACCTACTCCTGACTTTGCCCTGAGACTCTCTGCAACCCAAATGTaatcctattccatatatagtgcactactttcgatcAGGGCTCTcatcaatagtagtgtactataatgggaatagggtgctatttgggatgcagcaGACACACCACAGGAAGTCAACTGCAGCAGTATCTCAGGTCAACTCCCGACTGTCTCACCAATATTAGCAGGAGCCACTATCTGGAAAGGGATGGTCTGTCCGTCCTCCAACAGTATCTGGTGTGTCCCCACGCTCTCGTCCCCTAACGACGACACCATGACCACCTGACCCATGCCCAGAACCACTGAGGGGTCAGCTAGGGTCATAGCTTCCCCCAGAGAGGGGCTGGACTGGAGGAACTGTGTGGGGCTGACCAGGAGGGGCTGTGGGGGGCTGGGCAGCTCCAGGAAGTCTGTAGATGACTGAGACAGACCTCCGTCAAAAGAACACAGGCCTGGTTGGAGCTGGATACCCTGGAAATGAAACAGACGGTTGGTTTGCCGAGTGCCTAAGAAAACACAGACATATAACTCTGCCTGATTCAATTGGATAGGAATTCATCAGTGTGTTAGACATACGCAGAACTTCAGACAGTAGTCCTCTCACCTGTAGCTGGGCAAAGATCTTGGGTTGCAGGGAGGTGAGAGAGCTGAAGAGCTGTACGGCCTCAGGGACGAACGTGTCAGTCCCCTCCAACACTCCTACTCTCTGGAAGGCACCTGGACAGACTGAATAAGGTTGGGGAAAACAGAGCTCGTAAGATAACTATCGGAGCTGGGCTTTCTGGGTGACGAGAGGTGACCTGTCATTACCTTCAGCAGGGGCTGGCGTGAGGGTCAGAGTTACAGTCATTGGGTCCACTTCAGTCCACTGGAGGCGAAGCATCGAACATCACACATGACAAGGAGAAGAACAAGTTTTAGATGAAAGAGCAGGAACACATGAGAAGCAggtgaccccccctccccccccagctAGCTGGAAGGTCTTCCTAGTTACCTGTGTTATATCAgtggtgacccccccccccccccagccagcTGGAAGGTCTTCCTAGTTACCTGTGTTATATCAGTGGTGACCCCCCCAGCCAGCTGGAAGGTCTTCCTAGTTACCTGTGTTATATCAGTGgtgaccccccccccagccagCTGGAAGGTCTTCCTAGTTACCTATGTCATATCAGTGGTGACCCCCCCCAGCCAGCTGGAAGGTCTTCCTAGTTACCTGTGTCATATTAgtggtgacccccccccccagccagcTGGAAGGTCTTCCTAGTTACCTGTGTTATATCAgtggtgacccccccccccagccagcTGGAAGGTCTTCCTAGTTACCTGTGTTATATCAGTGGTGACCCCCAGCCCCCCCctagttaccccccccccccccccccagcctgctGGAAGGGCTTCCTAGTTACCTGTGTTATATCAgtggtgacccccccccccagccagcTGGAAGGTCTTCCTAGTTACCTGTGTCATATTAGTGGTGACCCCCCCCAGCCTGCTGGAAGGTCTTCCTAGTTACCTGTGTTATATCAgtggtgaccccccccccccctccccagccaGCTGGAAGGTCTTCCTAGTTACCTGTGTTATATCAGTGGTGACCCCCCCCCAGCCAGCTGGAAGGTCTTCCTAGTTACCTGTGTTATATCAGTGGTGACCCCCCCCAGCCAGCTGGAAGGTCTTCCTAGTTACCTGTGTTATATCAgtggtgaccccccccccccccagccagcTGGAAGGTCTTCCTAGTTACCTGTGTTATATCAGTGGTGACCCCCCCAGCCAGCTGGAAGGTCTTCCTAGTTACCTGTGTTATATCAGTGGTGACCCCCCCAGCCAGCTGGAAGGTCTTCCTAGTTACCTGTGTTATATCAGTGGTGACCCCCCCCCAGCCAGCTGGAAGGTCTTCCTAGTTACCTGTGTTATATCAGTGGTGACCCCCCCAGCCAGCTGGAAGGTCTTCCTAGTTACCTGTGTTATATCAGTGGTGACCCCCCAGCCAGCTGGAAGGTCTTCCTAGTTACCTGTGTTATATCAGTGGTGACCCCCCCAGCCTGCTGGAAGGTCTTCTGGGCCTCGTGGATGTGGTTCTTTATGTCGTTGACGGTTGGGAAGTAGCAGAGGTTGTGTCTCTCTGGGACCTCCTCTGATTTAAACATCTCCCGCTCCACAAACCGCCTGGCAGGATAGGAAacaagacaggaagacaggttaACACCAGGGACAGTGGTAATACAGGGGACCATGATAGAGGTAATACAGGGGACCATGATAGAGGTAATACAGGGGACCATGATAGAGGTAATACAGGGGACCATGATAGAGGTTAACACCAGGGACAGTGGTAATACTGGGGACCATGATAGAGGTTAACACCAGGGACAGTGGTAATACTGGGGACCATGATAGAGGTTAACACCAGGGACAGTGGTAATACTGGGGACCATGATAGAGGTTAACACCAGGGACAGTGGTAATACTGGGGACCATGATAGAGGTTAACACCAGGGACAGTGGTAATACTGGGGACCATGATAGAGGTTAACACCAGGGACAGTGGTAATACTGGGGACCATGATAGAGGTTAACACCAGGGACAGTGGTAATACTGGGGACCATGATAGAGGTTAACACCAGGGACAGTGGTAATACAGGGGACCATGATAGAGGTTAACACCAGGGACAGTGGTAATACAGGGGACCATGATAGAGGTTAACACCAGGGACAGTGGTAATACTGGGGACCATGATAGAGGTTAACACCAGGGACAGTAGTAATACAGGGGACCATGGTAGAGGTTAACACCAGGGACAGTGGTAATACTGGGGACCATGATAGAGGTTAACACCAGGGACAGTGGTAATACTGGGGACCATGATAGAGGTAATACTGGGGACCATGATAGAGGTTAACACCAGGGACAGTGGTAATACAGGGGACCATGATAGAGGTTAACACCAGGGACAGTAGTAATACAGGGGACCATGATAGAGGTTAACACCAGGGACAGTGGTAATACTGGGGACCATGATAGAGGTAATACTGGGGACCATGATAGAGGTTAACACCAGGGACAGTGGTAATACTGGAGACCATGATAGAGGTAATACTGGGGACCATGATAGAGGTTAACACCAGGGACAGTGGTAATACTGGGGACCATGATAGAGGTTAACACCAGGGACAGTGGTAATACTGGGGACCATGATAGAGGTAATACAGGGGACCATGATAGAGGTTAACACCAGGGACAGTGGTAATACTGGGGACCATGATAGAGGTTAACACCAGGGACAGTGGTAATACTGGGGACCATGATAGAGGTTAACACCAGGGACAGTGGTAATACTGGGGACCATGATAGAGGTTAACACCAGGGACAGTGGTAATACTGGGGACCATGGTAGAGGTTAACACCAGGGACAGTGGTAATACTGGGGACCATGATAGAGGTTAACACCAGGGACAGTGGTAATACAGGGGACCATGATAGAGGTTAACACCAGGGACAGTGGTAATACTGGGGACTATGATAGAGGTAATACTGGGGACCATGATAGAGGTAATACTGGGGACCATGATAGAGATTAGCTGTTTGATATGGCCCCTGAGGGCCTCCTACTCTGAGCTGTTTGATATGGCCCCTGAAGGCCTCCTACTCTGAGCTGTTTGATATGGCCCCTGAGGGCCTCCTTACCTGAGCTGTTTGATATGGCCCCTGAGGGCCTCCTTACCTGAGCTGTTTGATATGGCCCCTGAGGGCCTCCTACTCTGAGCTGTTTGATATGGCCCCTGAGGGCCTCCTACTCTGAGCTGTTTGATATGGCCCCTGAGGGCCTCCTACTCTGAGCTGTTTGATATGGCCCCTGAAGGCCTCCTACTCTGAGCTGTTTGATATGGCCCCTGAGGGCCTCCTACTCTGAGCTGTTTGATATGGCCCCTGAGGGCCTCCTACTCTGAGCTGTTTGATATGGCCCCTGAGGGCCTCCTTACCTGAGCTGTTTGATATGGCCCCTGAGGGCCTCCTACTCTGAGCTGTTTGATATGGCCCCTGAGGGCCTCCTACTCTGAGCTGTTTGATATGGCCCCTGAGGGCCTCCTTACCTGAGCTGTTTGATATGGCCCCTGAGGGCCTCCTACTCTGAGCTGTTTGATATGGCCCCTGAGGGCCTCCTACTCTGAGCTGTTTGATATGGCCCCTGAGGGCCTCCTTACCTGAGCTGTTTGATATGGCCCCTGAAGGCCTCCTTACCTGAGCTGTTTGATATGGCCCCTGAGGGCCTCCTTACCTGAGCTGTTTGATATGGCCCCTGAGGGCCTCCTACTCTGAGCTGTTTGATATGGCCCCTGAAGGCCTCCTTACCTGAGCTGTTTGATATGGCCCCTGAGGGCCTCCTACTCTGAGCTGTTTGATATGGCCCCTGAGGGCCTCCTACTCTGAGCTGTTTGATATGGCCCCTGAGGGCCTCCTACTCTGAGCTGTTTGATATGGCCCCTGAGGGCCTCCTACTCTGAGCTGTTCTATATGGCCCCTGAGGGCCTCCTTACCTGAGCTGTTTGATATGGCCCCTGAGGGCCTCCTTACCTGAGCTGTTTGCGGACCTGGTACACCTGATGGTACCCCTGCTCCACCAACTCTCTGATCTTCTCTGCCACCCTGGGGTGGAGACGAGATGGCATGGTTCCACCATCCTCCGCACCTTCATCACAGacacatcccctctcctcctcctcctcctcctgcttcacctcctcctccatggggaggaagaggaggtctggagcaggaggcaggaggagagccTCCATGTCATGATAGAGGTGAGCTTTCTGGGTGGGGAGCTGCATGTAGTACCTGTTAACGGGAGAGAATAAACAAAGAAACCGATGTCAATCAACCAATACGTCAATCAATCAGAAGGTTTACTTACTTAAACATTCAGTGTGTTATAAGCCCATACGG of the Oncorhynchus masou masou isolate Uvic2021 chromosome 10, UVic_Omas_1.1, whole genome shotgun sequence genome contains:
- the LOC135546904 gene encoding minor curlin subunit-like — translated: MVDESGSFSSVKVDESGSFSSVKVDESGSSSSVKVDESGSFSSVKVDESGSSSVMVDESGSSSSLMLDKSGSSSSVKVDESGFPSSVKVDESGSSSSVMLDESGSSSSVKVDESGSSSSVKVDESGSSSSVKVDESQSSSSVMVDESGSSSVWIFLFCHGG